The Bos indicus isolate NIAB-ARS_2022 breed Sahiwal x Tharparkar chromosome X, NIAB-ARS_B.indTharparkar_mat_pri_1.0, whole genome shotgun sequence genome has a window encoding:
- the MAGT1 gene encoding dolichyl-diphosphooligosaccharide--protein glycosyltransferase subunit MAGT1 isoform X2, protein MGKTRDLFKKIRDTKGIFHAKTGSIKDRNGMDLTEAEDIKKRWQEYTEELYKKDLHDPDNHKGVIPHTHLEPDILEREVRCALASITKNKASGGDGIPVELFQILKDDAVKVLHSICQQIWKTQQWPQDCKRSVFIPIPKKGNAKECSNYCTIALISHASKVMLKIPQARLQQYVNHKLRDVQACFRKGRGTRDQIANICWSTKKAREFQKNIYFCFIDYAKAFDCVDHNKLWTILKEMGIPDHLTCLLRNLYAGQEATVRTGHGTTDWFQIGKGGCQGCMLSPCLFNLYAEYIMRNAGLEEAQA, encoded by the coding sequence atgggaaagactagagatctcttcaagaaaattagagataccaagggaatatttcatgcaaagacgggctcaataaaagatagaaatggtatggacctaacagaagcagaagatattaagaagaggtggcaagaatacacagaagaactgtataaaaaagatcttcatgacccagataatcacaaaggtgtgatccctcacactcacctagagccggacatcctggaacgtgaagtaaGGTgtgccttagcaagcatcactaaaaacaaagctagtggaggtgatggaattccagttgagctatttcaaatcctgaaagatgatgctgtgaaagtgctgcactcaatatgccagcaaatttggaaaactcagcagtggccacaggactgcaaaaggtcagttttcattccaatcccaaagaaaggcaatgccaaagaatgctcaaactactgcacaattgcactcatctcacacgctagtaaagtaatgctcaaaattccccaagccaggcttcagcaatacgtgaaccataaacttcgtgatgttcaagcttgttttagaaaaggcagaggaaccagagatcaaattgccaacatctgctggagcaccaaaaaagcaagagagttccagaaaaacatctatttctgctttattgactatgccaaagcctttgactgtgtggatcacaataaactgtggacaattctgaaagagatgggaataccagaccacctgacctgcctcttgagaaatctgtatgcaggtcaggaagcaacagttagaactggacatggaacaacagactggttccaaataggaaaaggaggatgtcaaggctgtatgttgtcaccctgcttatttaacttatatgcagagtacatcatgagaaacgctgggctggaagaagcacaagcttga